The Oryza brachyantha chromosome 7, ObraRS2, whole genome shotgun sequence genomic interval CGGCCATCCCCGTCCCGtacgcgccgcccgccggcgacTTCACGCTCCTCGTCGGGGACTGGTACAGGGCCGGACACAAGCAGCTGAGGCAGAcgctcgacgccggcggcgcgctcccgccgcccGACGCGCTGCTCATCAATGGCatgccgtcggcggcgacgttcGTCGGCGACCAGGGGAAGACGTACCTGTTCCGGGTGTCCAACGTCGGCGTGAAGACGTCCGTCAATGTCAGGATCCAGGGGCACTCGCTGAGgctggtggaggtggaggggacGCACCCGGTGCAGAACGTGTACGACTCGCTCGACGTGCACGTCGGCCAGTCGGTGGCGTTCCTCGTCACGCTCGACAAGCCGGCGCAGGACTACGCCGTGGTGGCGTCCGCGCGCTTCATCCCGGCcatggtggcggcgccgctgaCGGCGATGGGGACGCTGCACTACAGCAGCGCCGTGTCCAGGGCGCCCGGCCCgctcccggcgccgccgccggagggggCGGAGTGGTCCATGAACCAGGCGAGGTCGTTCCGGTGGAACCtgacggcgagcgcggcgcggcccAACCCGCAGGGGTCGTTCCACTACGGCACCATCCCGACGTCGAGGACGCTGGTGCTCGCCAACTCCGCGCCACTGCTCGCCGGGCAGCGCCGCTACGCCGTCAACGGCGTGTCGTTCGTCGTCCCCGACACGCCGCTCAAGCTCGTCGACAACTACAACATCGCCAACGTCATCGGCTGGGACAGCGTCCCGGCGAGGCCCGACGGGTCGGCGCCGCGGTCAGGCACGCCGGTGGTGAGGCTCAACCTGCACGAGTTCATCGAGGTGGTGTTCCAGAACACGGAGAATGAGTTGCAGTCTTGGCATCTTGATGGATACGACTTCTGGGTTGTTGGGTAAGCTGCATTTCCATCAGTGACAGAAAGTTTCAGATTTCCAGTTTCTTCAATTCTCGGATGAACATCAGcgtgacaaaaataaaaatctattcATTCACCTATGCTGATTCCTTTCGATTCAGGTATGGCAATGGTCAGTGGACTGAGAGTCAGCGAACAACCTACAACTTGGTTGACGCCCAAGCGAGACATACAGTTCAGGTCAATGATTTTgaagaaatattatttctgaAGTCTCAACATTCCTGATGCATTTAAAGAGCAATTAACTCTTTAGAACAATTCGCTCTGGATTCTGAACATTCATGATTAATTTGAAGAACaattagctcttatttctGAACATTCCTGATGCATTGGAAgaacagttaaccctgaagTCTGAATTCTGAACATTTGCTAATGCATTTGAGAACAGTTAgctctgaattctgaacaTTCCTGATGCATTTGAAGAACAGTGAAGTCTGAATTCTGAACATTGCCAATGTTGGTTTCATCAGGTGTACCCGAATGGATGGTCAGCGATCTTGGTGTCATTGGACAACCAGGGGATGTGGAACCTGAGGTCGGCGAACTGGGACCGGCAATACCTCGGCCAGCAGCTGTACATGAGAGTGTGGACGCCGCAGCAGAGCTTCTCCAACGAGTACAGCATCCCGACGAACGCCATACTCTGCGGTAGAGCAGCGGGCCTTGGACACtgaggaagacgaggaagaagacgacgattCAGCATTGCAAAACTACTATAGAATAAGCCACACTACTACTATAGGTGAAAGTGAAGATGAGAATTCAGGATTACGA includes:
- the LOC102720159 gene encoding L-ascorbate oxidase homolog, with protein sequence MAPPPLVALVCCLLAVAATLAAADDPYRFFTWSVTYGPINPLGSTQQQGILINGQFPGPRIDCVTNDNIIVNVINNLDEPFLLTWNGIKQRKNSWQDGVLGTNCPIPAGANYTYKFQAKDQIGTFTYFPSVALHRAAGGFGAFNVYQRPAIPVPYAPPAGDFTLLVGDWYRAGHKQLRQTLDAGGALPPPDALLINGMPSAATFVGDQGKTYLFRVSNVGVKTSVNVRIQGHSLRLVEVEGTHPVQNVYDSLDVHVGQSVAFLVTLDKPAQDYAVVASARFIPAMVAAPLTAMGTLHYSSAVSRAPGPLPAPPPEGAEWSMNQARSFRWNLTASAARPNPQGSFHYGTIPTSRTLVLANSAPLLAGQRRYAVNGVSFVVPDTPLKLVDNYNIANVIGWDSVPARPDGSAPRSGTPVVRLNLHEFIEVVFQNTENELQSWHLDGYDFWVVGYGNGQWTESQRTTYNLVDAQARHTVQVYPNGWSAILVSLDNQGMWNLRSANWDRQYLGQQLYMRVWTPQQSFSNEYSIPTNAILCGRAAGLGH